In the Variovorax sp. S12S4 genome, one interval contains:
- a CDS encoding CHAT domain-containing protein has translation MALAQQQAPNAEAAASKAEQARLADTDTLLALTSEGAVLYGQDAVKLSGYQYCSQAVALAEAGEFRQSVRAASKALHLANATRDPNLMAMANRDLAIVYSYSGQLEKAEEFAREALKHQARDPKLVVGPVQKVIGDVRTRRGDYAGAVISYDEALANSSARYAPLVQASLVNALIESGDAARAREVLGGMAAPKDAPLTAQLDRTRARLLLAENKPAEARDLYRALTARQVGTDTEYYRLWAWDGVARSELALGQKQAAAEAVARALGSVDQVRAKFRSEEFKMGLFSDLQSVFERGVSIYSDAGDARQAFEVSERSPPRALLDAVRGRAKINERASHTVDLATLQGTLAPDERVVQFHALPDRLLVWVVSPAGIEAKTVPVRREELTELVEVFRNSIVRGRRAAITNADKLGTALLGPLGLAPGQRVIVVPHGPLHYLPFQALRLGGRYLIETNPVAVAPSISIAVQLAQRTPRVSASLTAFGNPRIEDKYDLPGAEVEVKQLAQLFPRNTVYMGAAATKTQFREVAARSPLMHVAAHAEADAVDPLYSRILLANEGGKQNFLEAHEILGLPMDGTALVTLSACESGLGRIAQGDEVLGFTRSFLSAGSSSLIASLWPVSDDATAVLMGTLYGELAKGRDLQKAMQAGQLAVLKDPKMSHPFFWAPFNLIGNWRLTVGS, from the coding sequence TTGGCCCTTGCGCAGCAGCAGGCGCCCAACGCCGAGGCGGCGGCCAGCAAGGCCGAGCAGGCCCGGCTTGCCGACACCGACACCTTGCTGGCATTGACCAGCGAGGGCGCGGTGCTCTACGGGCAAGACGCGGTCAAGCTCTCCGGCTACCAATACTGCAGCCAGGCGGTGGCGCTGGCCGAGGCCGGTGAGTTCAGGCAGAGCGTGCGGGCCGCCAGCAAGGCGCTGCATCTGGCCAATGCCACCCGCGACCCGAACCTGATGGCCATGGCCAACCGGGACCTGGCCATCGTCTACAGCTATTCGGGCCAGCTCGAGAAGGCCGAGGAATTCGCACGCGAGGCGCTCAAGCACCAGGCGCGCGACCCCAAGCTGGTGGTCGGCCCGGTGCAAAAGGTCATCGGCGACGTGCGCACCCGCCGCGGCGACTATGCCGGCGCCGTGATCAGCTACGACGAAGCGCTGGCCAACAGCTCCGCGCGCTATGCGCCGCTGGTGCAGGCCTCTCTCGTCAACGCGCTCATCGAATCGGGCGATGCGGCCAGGGCGCGCGAAGTGCTCGGCGGCATGGCGGCGCCCAAGGACGCACCGCTCACGGCGCAGCTCGACCGCACGCGCGCACGGCTGCTGCTGGCCGAGAACAAGCCGGCCGAGGCGCGCGACCTGTACCGCGCGCTCACGGCTCGCCAAGTGGGCACCGACACCGAGTACTACCGCCTCTGGGCCTGGGACGGCGTGGCGCGCAGCGAGCTTGCGCTGGGCCAGAAGCAGGCCGCGGCCGAAGCCGTGGCCCGCGCGCTTGGCAGCGTCGACCAGGTGCGCGCCAAGTTCCGCAGCGAAGAATTCAAGATGGGCCTGTTCTCGGACCTGCAGTCGGTGTTCGAGCGCGGCGTGTCCATCTACAGCGACGCGGGGGATGCGCGCCAGGCCTTCGAAGTGAGCGAGCGCAGCCCCCCGCGCGCGCTGCTCGATGCGGTGCGCGGCCGCGCAAAAATCAACGAACGCGCCTCGCACACCGTCGACCTGGCCACGCTGCAAGGCACGCTGGCGCCCGACGAGCGCGTGGTTCAGTTCCACGCGCTGCCCGACCGCCTGCTGGTGTGGGTCGTGAGCCCCGCCGGCATCGAAGCCAAGACGGTGCCGGTGCGCCGCGAAGAGCTCACCGAATTGGTGGAGGTGTTCCGCAACTCCATCGTGCGCGGCCGCCGCGCGGCCATCACCAATGCCGACAAGCTCGGCACAGCGCTGCTCGGCCCGCTGGGCCTGGCGCCCGGGCAGCGGGTGATCGTGGTGCCCCACGGGCCGCTGCACTACCTGCCGTTCCAGGCGCTGCGGCTGGGCGGGCGCTACCTGATCGAGACAAATCCGGTAGCGGTCGCGCCTTCCATCAGCATTGCGGTGCAGCTGGCGCAACGCACGCCGCGCGTGAGCGCATCGCTCACGGCCTTTGGCAATCCGCGCATCGAAGACAAGTACGACCTGCCCGGCGCAGAGGTCGAGGTCAAGCAGCTCGCGCAGCTGTTCCCGCGCAACACCGTGTACATGGGCGCGGCAGCCACCAAGACGCAGTTCCGCGAGGTGGCCGCGCGCTCGCCGCTGATGCACGTGGCGGCCCACGCAGAGGCCGACGCGGTCGACCCGCTGTATTCGCGCATCCTGCTGGCCAACGAAGGCGGCAAGCAGAATTTTCTGGAAGCGCACGAGATCCTCGGGCTGCCGATGGACGGCACGGCGCTTGTCACGCTCTCGGCCTGCGAGTCGGGCCTCGGCCGCATTGCGCAGGGCGACGAGGTGCTGGGCTTCACGCGGTCGTTTCTCTCGGCCGGAAGCTCGAGCCTGATCGCATCGCTGTGGCCTGTGTCCGACGACGCAACCGCCGTGCTCATGGGCACGCTCTACGGCGAGCTCGCCAAGGGACGCGATCTGCAGAAGGCGATGCAGGCGGGGCAACTGGCTGTGCTGAAGGACCCGAAGATGTCACATCCCTTTTTCTGGGCGCCGTTCAACCTGATCGGCAACTGGCGTCTCACGGTGGGGAGCTGA
- a CDS encoding ShlB/FhaC/HecB family hemolysin secretion/activation protein, with protein sequence MRASQRSTPIAFAVSALMGATLLVAAQRTHAAETDTNTLLPTKDPCGTCDRPLAQATGTVAPQSLPAAPQPPAASFKLNDLRLNGVKALTNEELQSITAPYIGRNVTLGDLESLAQAITARYKERGYFLAQAVVPVQTVRDGIVEISVIEGRLGKVDVTVAPDAPISEARVRGFLAPLQPGEAVSAPAYERAMLLLSDQPGIRVTSGLQEGTQSGTTDLSVEVVAGPRWAFTAEGDNHGTKESGRFRVGGTVRYLSPFGIGDNLDMRLMVSNSNALQFGRVAYEAPIGTSGLRAGIGLARVNYELGGEFAELGAQGRADVLDFSLNYPLIRQRQQNLFLRLGADVKNLTDEMNAVDFASKKRVHGLGLGWAWERRDEVFGGGYWASSGTLYRGDLSIRDEQSRAFDQSVAGHRTEGGYTKLSFQISRLQAIVPNHSLYVALGGQWASKNLDASEKLSLGGARAVRAYPSGELLVDEGAIGTVEWRWSLNSELTPFVFYDAARGKIVRNPSPFDTGPNRHSLRGFGIGISWARPGNFAINATLAWRDGTRPAQTDGGGRNPRLYVQAQKVF encoded by the coding sequence ATGCGCGCTAGCCAACGCTCTACGCCAATTGCCTTTGCTGTCTCCGCTTTGATGGGCGCCACGTTGCTGGTAGCAGCCCAGCGCACCCACGCAGCAGAAACAGACACCAACACGCTGCTCCCCACCAAAGACCCCTGCGGCACCTGCGACCGCCCGCTCGCCCAGGCGACCGGCACCGTTGCACCGCAAAGCCTGCCGGCCGCGCCGCAACCGCCTGCCGCTTCGTTCAAGCTCAACGACCTGCGCCTGAACGGCGTCAAGGCGCTGACCAACGAAGAGCTGCAAAGCATTACCGCACCCTACATCGGCCGCAACGTCACGCTCGGCGATCTCGAAAGCCTGGCGCAGGCCATTACCGCGCGCTACAAGGAGCGCGGCTACTTTCTCGCGCAGGCCGTGGTGCCGGTTCAAACCGTGCGCGACGGCATCGTGGAAATCAGCGTCATCGAAGGCAGGCTCGGCAAGGTCGATGTCACCGTCGCACCCGACGCCCCCATCAGCGAAGCCCGCGTGCGCGGCTTTCTCGCGCCCCTGCAGCCCGGAGAAGCCGTGAGCGCGCCCGCCTACGAGCGCGCGATGCTGCTGCTGTCGGACCAGCCCGGCATTCGTGTCACGTCGGGGCTGCAGGAAGGCACGCAAAGCGGCACCACCGATCTTTCGGTCGAGGTCGTCGCGGGCCCGCGCTGGGCCTTCACGGCCGAGGGCGACAACCATGGCACCAAGGAGTCGGGGCGCTTTCGCGTCGGCGGCACCGTGCGCTATCTCAGCCCCTTCGGCATCGGCGACAACCTCGACATGCGGTTGATGGTTTCGAACAGCAATGCGCTGCAGTTCGGCCGCGTGGCCTACGAGGCGCCCATCGGCACCAGCGGCCTGCGCGCCGGCATTGGCCTTGCGCGCGTCAACTACGAGCTTGGCGGCGAGTTTGCCGAACTCGGGGCGCAGGGCAGGGCCGATGTGCTCGATTTTTCTCTCAACTACCCGTTGATCCGCCAGCGCCAGCAGAACCTCTTCCTGCGCCTGGGCGCCGACGTGAAGAACCTGACCGACGAGATGAACGCGGTCGACTTCGCGTCGAAGAAGCGTGTGCACGGCCTGGGACTTGGCTGGGCCTGGGAGAGGCGCGACGAGGTGTTTGGCGGCGGCTACTGGGCCAGCTCGGGCACGCTTTACCGTGGTGACCTTTCCATTCGCGACGAGCAGAGCCGCGCGTTCGACCAGAGCGTGGCGGGCCACCGCACCGAGGGCGGCTACACCAAGCTGAGCTTCCAGATTTCGCGGCTGCAGGCCATCGTGCCGAACCATTCGCTGTATGTGGCGCTCGGCGGCCAATGGGCCAGCAAGAACCTCGACGCTTCCGAGAAGCTCTCGCTCGGCGGTGCGCGCGCGGTGCGTGCGTACCCGTCGGGCGAACTGCTGGTGGACGAGGGCGCCATCGGCACCGTCGAATGGCGCTGGTCCCTTAACTCGGAGCTCACGCCTTTCGTGTTCTACGACGCCGCGCGCGGGAAGATTGTGCGCAACCCCTCTCCGTTCGACACCGGCCCCAACCGCCACAGCCTGCGGGGTTTCGGCATCGGTATTTCGTGGGCGCGGCCCGGCAACTTTGCGATCAACGCGACGCTCGCCTGGCGCGACGGCACACGGCCGGCGCAGACCGATGGCGGCGGCCGCAACCCGCGTTTGTACGTGCAGGCGCAAAAGGTGTTCTGA
- a CDS encoding two-partner secretion domain-containing protein has translation MAMHNRSPRFQPRPRLRPVALALVCLGLAPALAQTLPTGFSPIAGGVSVATPNAATMNITQTTARAIAQWNTFSIGADATLNVAQPSTSSVLLNRLVGGAPASVIAGKMNANGHVYLINPAGVTFSKGSSVSVGGLVASTLNMTTSDEAFMGGANRLEFARPSGAFESVENDGSITVGNGGTAALIGSLVANRGTIVANGGTAAMASGETVTIDFAGDGLTTLRVTPGLYSGVANSGTMQANGGRVALIATTGFEVSNGVVNSRGVLRADSMASRNGEIILDSGLSPEGVRMTGGLVSAVGDGAGLTGGTIDISGRVIGLEPFVPPLSSVPPPPPPGSDDRGVIDASGSAGGGRIRLYANAAAELGNTGAIAIGAGSILRANAAASGNGGDVRLLAERTLRAHGSISARGGSAGGNGGFIETSGGFAAPDDGQGGGFSINGLRVDASAPAGTAGTWIIDPFNVDIVPGAAAGTLPTNPFEPLAASTIQDGDINAALNGGTSVRITTGDPGAGSPTDGDIRMFNGVRINYSTANGPLTFQLDAHRSVRGDNNVVIESSGAGGPLNVVFNTDVNGGGAATGGGR, from the coding sequence ATGGCAATGCACAACCGTTCCCCACGATTCCAGCCGCGCCCGCGGCTTCGCCCGGTCGCGCTCGCACTGGTGTGCCTGGGCCTGGCGCCCGCGCTGGCCCAGACCCTGCCCACGGGGTTCTCGCCCATTGCAGGAGGCGTGTCCGTCGCGACGCCGAATGCCGCGACGATGAATATCACGCAGACCACGGCGCGGGCGATTGCGCAGTGGAACACCTTCTCCATCGGAGCGGACGCAACGCTCAATGTCGCGCAGCCGAGCACGAGCAGCGTGCTGCTGAACCGCCTCGTGGGCGGTGCTCCGGCCTCGGTCATCGCGGGCAAGATGAATGCAAACGGCCATGTCTACCTGATCAATCCGGCCGGCGTGACGTTCTCCAAGGGCTCGTCGGTCAGCGTCGGCGGGCTGGTCGCTTCGACGCTGAACATGACCACGAGCGACGAGGCATTCATGGGCGGTGCGAACCGGCTCGAGTTCGCACGGCCCAGCGGCGCCTTCGAATCGGTGGAGAACGACGGCAGCATTACGGTCGGCAACGGCGGCACCGCCGCATTGATCGGCTCGCTGGTGGCCAACCGCGGCACCATCGTTGCGAACGGCGGCACGGCCGCCATGGCCTCGGGTGAAACAGTCACGATCGACTTCGCGGGCGACGGCCTGACCACGTTGCGCGTGACGCCCGGGCTCTACAGCGGCGTCGCGAACAGCGGCACCATGCAGGCCAACGGCGGACGCGTGGCGCTGATCGCGACGACCGGTTTCGAGGTCTCGAACGGCGTGGTCAATTCACGCGGCGTGCTGCGCGCCGATTCAATGGCGTCCCGCAACGGCGAGATCATTCTCGATAGCGGTCTTTCACCCGAGGGCGTGCGCATGACCGGCGGGCTGGTCTCGGCGGTCGGCGACGGTGCCGGCCTCACGGGCGGCACGATCGACATCAGTGGCCGCGTGATCGGGCTGGAGCCCTTCGTACCCCCGCTGTCGTCCGTCCCGCCACCGCCGCCGCCAGGGTCCGACGACCGCGGCGTCATCGACGCGAGCGGCAGCGCCGGCGGCGGGCGCATCCGCCTTTATGCGAACGCGGCGGCCGAACTCGGCAACACCGGCGCCATCGCGATCGGCGCCGGCTCGATCCTGCGCGCGAACGCCGCCGCATCGGGCAACGGCGGCGATGTTCGCCTGCTGGCCGAACGCACACTGCGCGCCCACGGCAGCATCTCGGCGCGCGGCGGCTCGGCCGGCGGCAACGGCGGCTTCATCGAAACTTCCGGCGGTTTTGCCGCGCCCGACGACGGACAGGGCGGCGGCTTCAGCATCAACGGACTGCGCGTGGACGCCTCTGCGCCCGCGGGTACCGCGGGCACGTGGATCATCGACCCGTTCAATGTCGACATCGTTCCCGGCGCAGCGGCCGGCACGCTGCCGACCAACCCCTTCGAGCCGCTCGCGGCCAGCACCATCCAGGACGGCGACATCAACGCCGCCCTCAACGGCGGCACCAGCGTACGCATCACCACCGGCGACCCCGGCGCGGGGTCGCCGACCGATGGCGACATCCGCATGTTCAACGGCGTTCGCATCAACTACAGCACGGCCAACGGGCCGTTGACCTTCCAGCTCGACGCCCACCGCAGCGTGCGCGGCGACAACAACGTGGTGATCGAGTCCTCGGGCGCCGGCGGGCCGCTCAACGTGGTGTTCAACACCGACGTCAACGGCGGCGGTGCCGCGACCGGCGGGGGCAGGTGA